The segment CACAATGCTCATATCGCCCTTGAGGATGTTCACCAGCTGAGGCAGCTCGTCGATGCTGGTCTTGCGGATGAAATGGCCCACCCGGGTGATGCGGGGATCGTCCTTCATCTTGAACACAGGGCCGTCCATCTCGTTGTCCTGCAGCAGATCGTTGAGCTTGCTCTCAGCGTTCGGGCACATGGAACGGAACTTGTACAGCCGGAACAGCTTGCCGTTGCGGCCCACCCGCAGCTGGCTGAACACCGGGCTTGCACCCGGGCTGTCGATCCAGACTGCAATGCAGGTAAGGAGCATCAGCGGGGAAAGCGCGATCAGCGCCAGCAGAGAAAAGAAGATATCCTGTGCGCGGCGCACACACCAGTAGGCGCGGTGCTCATGAAGATTCGTCTTACGGTCGACCGTGACCGGCTTGCGGATGCCAAGCTCTGCGCCGGGCTCCTCCATCCGACCGGTCTGCAGCCAGTATTCCGCTTCTGGCGCAGTGGTTACAGTTGTCATATTCAGATTCACTCCCTCTTAGTCCATAACAGAAAATAAAGAGAGCCCCAAACTCTCCCACACAGTTATTGCACCTATTGCACAATAAAACTGCAAACTTCTGTACAATTTTACCATGTGCACAGGCAGATTGCAAGAGAGTTGAACCATTTTTTTGTCTGGTATGTCAGAAAAAGCCAGATCACAGGGGGGAAAAACGATGAACAGACAGACCGGTGTGCCGGAGCCTTACCCGAACAGGCTCTTTGTGTTGTGCATATAGACCGACAGCA is part of the Faecalibacterium sp. HTF-F genome and harbors:
- a CDS encoding sugar transferase is translated as MEEPGAELGIRKPVTVDRKTNLHEHRAYWCVRRAQDIFFSLLALIALSPLMLLTCIAVWIDSPGASPVFSQLRVGRNGKLFRLYKFRSMCPNAESKLNDLLQDNEMDGPVFKMKDDPRITRVGHFIRKTSIDELPQLVNILKGDMSIVGPRPALPREVAQYTPYEWQRLYVTPGLSCYWQIAPHRNQLSFEEWMALDVKYVKERSFLVDWKIIFATFRAVLFGHGE